The Prinia subflava isolate CZ2003 ecotype Zambia chromosome 34, Cam_Psub_1.2, whole genome shotgun sequence DNA window TGTGGGGGGTGGGTGACAGGTCTGGGGGGGTCGGTGACAGGTTtggggtgacagtgacaggtgTGGGGGGTGGGTGACAGCCCCGCCCCCCCGCCAGGTGCGCGCCAGCGCCATCGCGCAGGACGCGGACCAGAACTACGACTACGCGAGCAACAGCGTCATCCTGCACCTGGACGTGGGCGACGAGGTGTTCGTCAAGCTGGACGGGGGCAAAGTGCACGGCGGCAACACCAACAAGTACAGCACCTTCTCCGGCTTCATCATCTACCCCGACTgagccccccgggacccccgggaccccccggaACCACCCCGGAACCCCGACTGACCCCCCCCGCAATTGGGACACCCGGAGTGACCCCCGACCGCAGCAGCTCCTCCGGCTTCAGCATCTGCCCCCAGCgacccccggggacccccccgggaccccccgggaCTGCCTGaaccccccaggaccccccggCAACTGGGACAACCTCCACGACCCGGAGAGACCCCCgagtgcagcagctccttcagcttcATCATCTGCCCCgacccccccgggacccccgagACCACCCCGAGACCCCCTGGCAACTGGGACACCCCCGCGACCCAGAGAGACCCCCGACCACAGCATCTTCTCCGGCTCCATCATCTGCCCCGACTgagccccccgggacccccccgggacccccgggaccgCCGGTGACAGCGGTGACAGCCCCGCCCCCGCCCTGAGCGCGACACGCGACCCCCCCCCCCGCATGGCAGCACCCCCGAGGGTGGCGGGGGGTCCCGGTTTGTCCCGGTCTGTCCCAGTTTGTCCCGGTCTGTCCCCAATAAAAGGCGCTGGGGTTGGATGGCGGCTCCGACTCTGCTGGGGGGTGCAGGGGACAAGGAGGTgacagaggggacacgggggtggcacaggggacacgggggtggcacaggggacagccggggagGGACACGGGGTGACACAAGGGACAGCCAGCGAGGGCGGTGGTGGCACCTCCAGGCTGGCCGGAGATGTCCCCGCAGCTTTTGTGTCACCTCCCCCGTCACGCTTTGTCACCTCCCCCCCTGCCCGCGCTGGCTGTCAGCgaggacagggacagtgacagtgacagtgacagacaCCCCCCCGGCTGTGCGGGGACGCCGCCACCGCCGTGGGGACAcgctggggacactgctgccaCTGGGGGGGGGGTGTGACAGAGCCCGCCCTGCCCGAGCCTGGGGGGACACAGGAACCTCCCGGCCCTGCCACCCCCGGCTCCGGCCCCGTCCCCAGATTGTcaccagccctgtccccagatTGTCACCATGCTCATCTCcaccccctccctgtccccacccctgtccccgtcccttttccctgtccccctcctgtccccatcccctgtcccctcttgtccctgtccccgtcccctcctgtccccctgtcccctcccgtCCGTGTCGCTGTCGCCACCTCGTGGCCGCTGCCGGGAGCGCGCGGCTGCCGGGGGGGCTCGAGAAGGATTTGGgggggggctcagccccgccacgacccccgggaccccccgagAGACCCTCCCAGAGACCCCCGGAcaccccccgggacccccccagggacccccgggACACCCCCACGGCGCCCCCTGCCCCACCAGTCCCTGCTGGAGGGAGAGACCCTGTCCCTGAATGTCCCAAAACGtcccaaaatgtccccaaatgtccccccAAGCCACGCCCAGGGTCCCTCCGTGACCCCCTCCCCGCCCCGAGGGTCTCCTTCACCCCCAAACCCGGGGGTCCCCCCAAAGAGGCGCAGACCCCGCTCGGAGCCGTCTCTCCTTTATTCCAGGGATGGTAcaaaaatgggggggggggATCTGGGGGGGCTGCACCGCCGGGATTGGGGGGGCTgagcccccaaatcccccccgcGGGGTTTTGGGGTGCGGGGctgcacccccaaatccccatcgtgagattttggggagggggctgcaccCCACAATCCCCACCGTGGtattttggggagggggctgcaccCCACAATCCCCACCGTGGtattttggggagggggctACGCCTTGGCgtcccccgggacccccggagGCGCcgtcagctgctgcagcttctgcgTCATCATCTCCAGCACGGCTGGGGGGGAGAGGGTCAGGGGCACCCCCAAAACGGGGGGACCCCAAAAGCAGGGAGGGGTCAGGGGGGATGTGGGAGGGTCGGAGGGCTCAAAGTGGGGAGGGGACCCCAAAacgagggagggggaaaagggggacCCCAAAAGCAGGGAGGGGTTGGGGACAGGGGGGAAACGGGGACAGGAGGGAACCGGGAGTGAGGGGAGAACCCCAAAAgtgaggaggggggaaaggtcAGAGAGTGTTTGGGAGGGTCAGAAGGGGCTGGGGGGTCAGGGGGTGTTTGGGGCAGTTTAGGGTGGttttggggcagttttggggtgctcagggcaggtttggggcagtttgggtgCTCAGGGCGGGtttggggcagtttgggtgTGATTTTGGGGCGGTTTTGGGGTGCTCAGGGCAGTTTTGGGGTCCCCAGCCCCCCGGGGGTACCCACCCTGCTTCATGGCGTGCTTCTCCTGCAGGGCCGGCTGGATTTTCTCCATCTGCCGCGTCAGGAACTCGATCTTGCGCTTGAAAAACGCCCGGGCGGCGTCGGCGGACTGGGGAAAcgggaaaaatggggaaaaatggggaaaattgggaaaaatgggggaaaaatggggtgagaatgggggaaaatgagggggaaatggggagaaagtggaaaaaatggggaaaaacgGTGAGAATGAGGGAAgatggggtgggaatggggggaaatgggaaaaatggggagaaatggggaaaaacagggtgagaatgggggaaaatggggggaaatgagggaaaaattGGAGGGAGGACAGGTGGGAAAGTGGGGAATGGGGGAAATGGGACGGGAGGGGCGGGAATGGGGGTCCCCAgccccccccaaacccccccagccccctccccaccttcTCCACGTAGTACCCGGTGCCGACGTCCACCAGCACCGTGCGCACGTCCTGGAGCTTGCCGGGCACGTACATCTGGGGGGGTCAGGGAAaacggggggcacggggggcacagGGCCCCCagggggggattttgggggggacTGGAGGGGCACAGACCCCCCcaggggggattttggggggattcCAGGAGCAGGCAAAGGATACAGAGCTTGTGAGTGGCACCAGGAGATCCTTCCCTGCAGAAAGGGGGGGGTCAGGAGAGCCCCAGGatccccccaggaccccccaggaccccccaagGCCTCCCAGGGTCTCCCCGGGTTTAGGGACCCCCACCAGGATTTGGGGACCCCCCAGGTTTAGGAAGCACCCCCGGGTTTGGGGTTCCCCCATGAGGATTTGGGGAACTCCCCCAGGTCCCTCTGGGTTTGGGGACCCCCCCCCCATGCTGGGGACCCCCCTTGGGTTTGGGGACCCCCTCAGGATTTAGGGCTCCCATCCAGATTTGGGGACCCTCCCCAGCTTCTGAACCTCCCTCGGGATTTGGGGATCTCCAGGGCAATTTAGGATCCTCGGATCAAGGTTTGGGGACCCCCCCGGGATTTTGGGGACCCCCccggggggttttggggggtctCTCACCCTCGTTGCCTTTGTGCAGCACGTTCAGGCACTCCTTGGCCTCCACGAACTTGGTCTGCACCACCTTGAGCTGCGCCAGCGAGGACGAGAGGAACTCCACCTCCtgcgggggtcccggggggtttgggggggtcccGGGAATGGGGGAGACCCCCGGGAATGGGGGAGACCCCCGGGTTTGGGAATTGGGGGGGGTCCCCAAAGGGGGCGGCCCCCCGGGTTGgggaggggtgagggggaaGCGACGCTTTTTGAGGGGGGGTCCCGAAATTGGGGTGGGTGCCAAGGGCGGGGGGCACCCAGGGCAtccccccaaagccccccaggTTCCacctctgatccgccccagcTGCGACCCCCAGGCCTGGGGACCCTCTTTGGGACCCTCTGAGACCCTCAAAGCCCCCCCGGGGCCCTCCCAGCCCCCGGCCCTGCTCCAGCCGGGGCCCCTCGGACCCCCGGAATCCCCTCAggaccctccccagccccctcccagccccgcaCCTGCTGCAGCCACGCTCCCCCCACACCCCTCCCCGGCACCCCCCGCTCCCCACGACCCCCAGACctccccccgagccccccggacctgctccagctgccctttgagcagctccagctgcggcagccccagctcccccacGCTCACGGTCTGCGCCATCTTGGCCCGCCCGGCCGCCCTCAgccggggccgcgcccgccgccgccgccacagcgccccctggcggcccGGAGGACCCGGAACCGCCACAgccacagcgccccctggcggcccGGAGGACCCGGAACCGCCACAgccacagcgccccctggcggctCGGAGGACCGGGAACCGCCACAGCGCCCCCCGGCGGCCCGGAGGACCCCGCGCTGCCACAGACACAGCGCCCCCCGGCGGCCCGGAGGACCGGGAACCGCCACAGCCACAGCGCCCCCCGGCGGCCCGGAGGACCCGGAACCATCACAGCCACAGCGCCCCCCGGCGGCCCGGAGGATCGCGGGGGGTTCTAGAGCCCCCCAAGGAAAAGGGGGGGGTCCAGAAGGATTTGGGGGGGCCCAGGAGAAATTTGGGGGGTCCAGAGAGGCTCAGGAGGGGTCAGTGCAGAGGCAGTAGCTTTATTGTTGCAAAAGAGGCAAATAAACCCAaaacttcattaaaattttgttaaaatttcGTTAAAATTAAGGCGGTTCCAACCCTACTCCCCCTtcagacaccccaaaaatccccgCGGGGTGGGGAGCCCCGAAATCATCACCCAAGGTAATGGGGGGGACCCCAAAAGTGACAAAGGGGGGATCCCAAAAGGAGGACCCCAAAACTCCCCCCAGGCAATGAGGGGACCCCCCCAATTCTCCCCTATAAATAACGGGGGGACCCCAAAAACAACGGGGGCCACTCCCAAAATTCACTCCAGGCAAGGGGGGACCCCAAATCTGTACCCCAGGGGAGTCTGTGGGCAATGGAGGGACCCTAAAATCAACGGGCGGAACCCAAACTCTCATCCCTGGCAATGGGGGGACCCCGAGGACACCAAAGGGACCCCAAACCTTCACTCCAGACAATGGGGGCACCTCAAAGATgacacagggaccccaaacCTTTGCTCCAGGCAATGAGGGAACCCCAAAGATCCCAAAGGACCCCCCAAATCCTCACTCCAAGCAATGGGGGGACCCCAAAGATGACAAAGGtcccccaaaccctgaccccaGGCAATGGGggcaccccaaatcctcactCCAGGCAATGAGGGAACCCCAAAGATGGCAAAGGACCCCCCAAATCCTCACTCCAGGCAATGAGGGAATCCCAAAGATGACAAAGGGACCCCAAAACTCTCACTCCAGGCAATGGGGGGGTCCCCAAAGATGACAAAGGGACCCCAAAACTCTCACTCCAGGCAATGAGGGAATCCCAAAGATGACAAAGGGACCCCAAACCCCGACCCCaggccccccagccccctcagcagAGGCAGACCGGCAGCCCGTAGGCCACGGGCGCGGCCCCGATGAGCCATTTGAGGCGGGGGGCTTGGCGGGCCCGCGCCAGCTGCGGCAGCAGGGGGGTCCCGGGGCCGCCCCCCAGCCACCCCCGCAGCAGCGCCTGCGCCAGCCGGTCCAGGTCCCGGTCTGTGACGTCCCACAGCGTCCCCAGCACCAGCGGGCTGTGAATGGGGGAGCCCGAAATGAGAGACCCCAAATACAGAGAGAGACCCCAGAAACAGAGAGACCCCCAAAAACAGAGAGACCCCAGAAACAGAGAGACCTTCAAAAACAGAGAGCCCAAATACAGAGAGACCCCAAAATACAGAGACCTCAAGAACAGGGATACCCCAAAACAGGGGTTGAGAGCAGGGAGAGACCCCAAAAACAGAGAGCCCAAATACAGAGAGACCCCAAAACGGGGGTGTGAGCGTGGGGAGAGACCCAGAAACAGAGACCCCAAATAGAGAGAGACCCCAAAAACAGAGACAGCCTCAAACTCAGCACCCAGAGCCCCCCACAGCCCCGAATCCTCCCATGAAACCCCAAAATTCTGCCCCTAGAGCCCCAAATTCCCCCCACAAACCCCAAActcagcccccagagccccccaaagccccaaacaaaaccccaaaacagccccCAGGGCCCCAAATCCCTCCCTGAACCCCCAAACtcaccccccagccccactcacCACCCTGCCAGGATGTATTTGAGGACGGTGCCCGTGGGCTCCAGGTGTCCGCGGGCGCTGAGGGCGGcgctggagcagcccaggagcagcgCCACGGCCCGGCACCGCAGccgtgccaggctgtgcccgtCCAGCAGCCGCGCCCCGGCGCCGTGCCCGGCGTAGCTGGGGGGAAAACACCAGATCTGACCCCAAATCTGACCCCAAAACCAGCTGGGAGtgctcaaaaaaaccaaaaatcccattaaaaaaaccccaaatctgacCCTAAAATCgaccccaaacccagccaggagtCCTCAAAataaccccccaaaatcccccaaatccaaccccaagtctcccaaaatccaaccccaaactgaaccccaaatccaaccccAAATCAGCCTCAAATCCACATAAAAtccaaccccaaatcccccccaaatccaaccccaaatcccccaaacccGACCCCAAATCCCCGCAGCCCCTTTGGGGTCTCACATGTAGAGGTCGCGCTCCCCCAGcgcctcctgcagctgctgcggGGTCGGGGCTGCCCCGGACACCCCGCGCCAGCCGGGCTCGCTGGGACCGGGAAAAACggggaaaaacaggaaaaaaatgggagaaTTGGGATGGGGAGGACAGAAATTGGGGAAATGGGGCAGGAATTGAGGTTCCCAGAGAGATTTTGGGGTGCTGGAAGGGATTTTTGGGGTCTCAGGGGATGACTTTTGGGGACCCAGGGaggttttcagggttttttggcTGGTTTTGGGTTCCAGGGAGGTTTTCAGGGTGTTTTTGGGGTCCCAGGGAGGTTTTTGGGATCCCAGGGAGGTTTTCAGGGTGTTTTTGGGGTCCCAGGGCTGTTTTTGGATCCCAGGGAGGTTTTCAGGGTGTTTTTTGGCTGGTTTTGGGTTCCAGGGAGGTTTTcagggtgtttttggggtgtttttgggtCCCAGGGAGGTTTTcagggtgtttttggggtgttttggggctgttttgggTCCCCACCTCTCGAACCACTGGCGGAAGCGCTCCTCGGTGCCGCCCAGGTCTCGCTGTGGGTTCAGGACGTAGAAGGTGCTCGAGGGGTCGACGCCGCGGCCCAGCACCGAGCCCGGGCTCTGCGGGGAGCCAGCGACACCGGGATGTGACGGAACCGGGGacaggtgtccccaggggtgtccccaggggtgtccccaggtgtgtccccaaTCCCAAGTGTGTCCCCAACCCCaagtgtgtccctgtccccaggtgctcccaggtgtgtcccaggcATGTTCCCAGGTGtgtcctgcatcccaggtgtgtcccaggtgtgtccctgtccccaggtgctcccaggtgtgtccctgtccccaggtgtctcccaggtgtcccaggtgtgtccccaggtgtcccccaggtgtgtccccaaTACCAGGTGTGTctccaggtgtgtccctgtccccacgtgtgtcccaggtgtgtccctAGGTGTGTCCCTATCCCCAGGTGTatccccagctgtcccaggtgtgtccctgtccccaggtgctcccaggtgtgtcccaggcATGTTCCCAGGTGtgtcctgcatcccaggtgtgtcccagatgtgtccctgtccccaggtgctcccaggtgtgtcccagctgtcccgggtgtgtccctgtccccaggtgtctcCCAGGtgccccaggtgtgtccccaggtgtcccccaggTGTGCCCCCAATCCCAGGTGtgccccaggtgtgtccctaggtgtgtccctgtccccaggtgtgtcccaggtgtgcccaggtgtgtctccaggtgtgcccaggtgtgtcccaggtgtgtcccaggtgtgtccctgtccccaggtgtgtcccaggtgtgtctccaggtgtgtccctgtccccaggtgtcccaggtGTGCCCGTACCTGCCGGGCCATGTCGTAGCTCAGCAGGAAGCGCAGCGCCGGCaggtgtgtgtgtccctgtccccaggtgtgtcccaggtgtgtccctgtccccaggtgtgtcccaggtgtgtctccaggtgtgtccctgtccccaggtgtcccaggtGCTCCCAGGTGTGCCCGTACCTGCCGGGCCATGTCGTAGCTCAGCAGGAAGCGCAGCGCCGGCAGCCGCGTCACCGGAACGTTCCGGAGGGTCCCGGAGCTCTCCCAGGGGAGGCGCTGCAGGTgctgggacaggaacagggaggaaggtgaggaggaggatgaagcagaagaggaagaagaagaggaagaagatgctgaggatgaggagggtgATGAAgatggaggatgaggagggtgATGAAGGCTCCCAccttgtccagcagcagcaccagggaccCCTCGGTGTCCCCGGGCCCCTCCCGGCGCTGCTCCAGCGCCTCGGCCAGCAGGGACCACGCCCAGAGCGGCCGCACCGGACACAGCGCCGCGGCCAGAGCGCGGGCATCggccgggcacagccccgccAGCAGAGCCTGCGACCAAAAACTGGGATTAGAACCCTGAAAACCGGGATTGGAACCCCAAAAACCGGGATTAGAACCCTGAAATCCGGGATTGGAACACCAAAAAATGGGATTAGAACCCTGAAATCCGGGATTGGAACCCCAAAAACCGGGATTAGAACCCTGAAAACCAGGATTGGAACACCAAATCTGGGAGAGAGGCTGGGCCAGACACAGCGCTGTGGCCAGAGCGCGGGCATCggccgggcacagccccgccAGCAGAGCCTGCGACCAAAAACTGGGATCAGAACCCTGAAAACCGGGATTGGAACCCCAAAATGTGGGATCAGCATCCCAAAATGTGGGATCAGCATCCCAAAATGGGGGATCAGAGCCCCAAATCCAGGGATCACCACCCCCAAATTCTGGGatcaaaacccccaaaaatcctGGGATCATCCCCCTGGAATCCAGGGATCAGAGCACCCCAAATGGAAGAATCACCACCCAAAATCCAAAATCCAAAATCCAAATTCCAAACCccaatccccaaatcccaaaccccccCTCTCCCCAGTCCCCCTCCCGCCCCGTACCCGCAGCAGCGCGGGCTCGGCGCCGCCCCAGCCGCAGtcgtgcagctcctgctgcagccgcTGCAGCTGCGGCTCCTCCGGTGCAGCGCCGCCGGCGCCCcgcggcagcagcagcccccgcCAGCAGCCCAGCACGTCCCGGTCCAGGCTCTGGATCAGGCCCTGGGGACAAACACGGGATGGGAACGGGACCAAAAACTGCCCCAAAAACCGCCGAGACCCCAAAGGGAATCCCAAAGGGATCACAGGGGAAATCCCACAGGGAATCAGGGAAATCCCACAGGAATCTCAGGGGGATTTCCAGGGAATCCCaggggtgttttggggtgggcCAGGCCCTGTCCCAAGggttttccctggatttcccaAGTGTTTTTCCTGAGGGTTTTATTCCGAGGTTTTATCCCGTATTTCCCAAGGTTTTATCCCGAGGTTTTTCCCGCATTTCCCGGTTTTCCCTCCCCACCTGCATGCGCAGGTCCAGGCTGGCGCGGCGCTCCCACCACTGCCGGCGCTCGGTGCAGGCGTTGGCCTCGCGCTGCTCCCGCTGGATCCGCTCCAGCTCCGCCAGGACCCCGCTCAGAGGAGCCTGCGGGGACacgagcagggagcagggatcagGGATCAGGGATTCCTGCCCTCGGGATCCCAATCCCTGGAATTTGGGGTGttcctttcccaggaaaaggagaacaaCGATGaggatggatttgggatccCAATCCCTGCAATCGTCAGTGCCCCACACCCCAGGagagggatgaggaggaggaggaagatgaggatgaggaggatgaggaagatgaggaggataaggaggatgaggaggatgaggaggatgaggaggatgaggaggaagatgaggatgaggaggatgaggaagatgaggaggataaggaggatgaggaggatgaggatgaggtCCCGACCTGCCCGTGCCGGGTGTCGATGCGCACGCTGACGGGGTCGGCGCCGCGCTCCAGCCGCGTCAGCAGCAGCGCGTCCCCGACGGCGCCGGGGGTGGCACTGGCCAGGGACAGCTGGCACACGGTGACACCTGCGGGGACACACGGGAatcccagggaattccagggaattctcATGGAATTCCACCCCCAGGAATTCCCAAACTGGAAAAGGTTCCCACCAAACTCCAACCATTCCTACCCCACATCCAAGGCCACCAAATGCCCAAACTGGGATTTTGAGATTTTATCCCCAAatggggaatttgggatttccCAATCCCCAaactgggaatttgggatttccCAGTGCCTGCTCCGGGAATTGGGGCTCCCCCGGGCCGGGGTCCGGCACTGACCGCTGGGAATCCTCCGGAGCTGCT harbors:
- the PFDN5 gene encoding prefoldin subunit 5; its protein translation is MAQTVSVGELGLPQLELLKGQLEQEVEFLSSSLAQLKVVQTKFVEAKECLNVLHKGNEGKDLLVPLTSSMYVPGKLQDVRTVLVDVGTGYYVEKSADAARAFFKRKIEFLTRQMEKIQPALQEKHAMKQAVLEMMTQKLQQLTAPPGVPGDAKA